In one window of Armatimonadota bacterium DNA:
- a CDS encoding winged helix-turn-helix domain-containing protein: protein MVTKKTRVPGQSAKRGMGIQRYPATGGRGPCPRFGGAADDFWVHPALTSIPRLRVISYLANHDDLTVNDIAQNLNLSESSVRYFIESFRSYHFVQGTPVYGAVRPAPIPGLVKMHWNITTDGRKHLWRYAWVTTRVCGDYSITDTFDPQAPILPWNALRDDAHYSLLRPVALAAASYIRFYGPASQPELERINGFRQGAADIPIAAWRRLGWIDAARPKYDPYSRFHKKGHRHAPRWQITRAGIDGFERHGAALVWAGFFSGYKDIENDKVYHDEDLVHYLEFDYYSPH from the coding sequence ATGGTCACAAAGAAAACCCGCGTCCCGGGCCAATCGGCCAAGCGCGGAATGGGCATTCAGAGATACCCCGCAACCGGCGGACGAGGACCCTGCCCTCGATTCGGTGGCGCGGCGGATGACTTCTGGGTCCACCCCGCACTCACAAGCATCCCCAGACTCCGTGTCATCAGCTACCTCGCCAACCACGATGACCTAACCGTCAACGACATCGCCCAAAACCTCAACCTAAGCGAGTCCTCTGTGCGCTACTTCATCGAAAGCTTCCGCTCCTACCACTTCGTCCAGGGCACACCCGTCTACGGCGCAGTACGCCCAGCCCCCATCCCGGGACTGGTCAAAATGCACTGGAACATCACAACAGATGGCCGCAAACACCTCTGGCGATACGCCTGGGTCACTACCCGCGTCTGCGGCGACTACTCCATCACCGACACGTTCGACCCCCAGGCCCCCATCCTCCCCTGGAACGCCCTGCGCGATGACGCCCACTATTCCCTGCTCCGCCCCGTCGCCCTCGCCGCCGCCTCCTACATCCGGTTCTACGGACCGGCCTCCCAACCCGAACTCGAACGCATCAACGGCTTTCGCCAGGGCGCAGCCGATATCCCCATCGCCGCATGGCGCAGACTCGGCTGGATCGATGCCGCCCGCCCCAAATACGACCCCTACTCCCGATTCCACAAAAAAGGCCACCGCCACGCGCCAAGATGGCAGATCACAAGGGCAGGCATAGACGGATTCGAACGCCACGGTGCCGCCCTCGTCTGGGCCGGCTTCTTCTCCGGCTATAAGGACATCGAAAACGACAAAGTCTACCACGACGAAGACCTCGTCCACTACCTCGAGTTCGACTACTACTCGCCCCACTGA